The following proteins come from a genomic window of Acidobacteriota bacterium:
- the cdaA gene encoding diadenylate cyclase CdaA, whose amino-acid sequence MDLAQPFELLGWRDLVDLLVVALVVYNLLLLIRGTGGMRIVLGILVLLGGAWIATSLRLRALEASLAYLLPALPVVIVVLFQNQIRRALARVGRNPLLRLMTDQTQDTGVHEIVIAAQALSLRRLGALIVIERLDGLRDYVENGILLDAEISYDLLLTIFGRGTPLHDGAVIVQKDRVAAAACFLPLTTSAGVSIEHGTRHRAAIGITEETDAVVVVVSEETGRISVAHEGRLTSDLTMRELRNRLFELVLTLGATK is encoded by the coding sequence ATGGACCTGGCGCAACCCTTCGAACTCCTGGGCTGGAGAGATCTGGTCGACCTCCTGGTCGTCGCCCTCGTCGTCTACAACCTGCTGCTGCTGATCCGCGGCACCGGAGGCATGCGGATCGTGCTCGGCATCCTGGTGCTGCTGGGCGGGGCCTGGATCGCGACGTCGCTCCGGCTGCGCGCGCTGGAGGCTTCGCTCGCCTACCTGCTGCCGGCGTTGCCGGTCGTCATCGTCGTGCTGTTCCAGAACCAGATCCGGAGAGCCCTGGCGCGGGTCGGGCGCAACCCGCTGTTGCGGCTGATGACGGATCAGACCCAGGACACGGGAGTTCACGAGATCGTCATCGCCGCGCAGGCGCTGTCCCTGCGGCGGTTGGGCGCGCTGATCGTGATCGAGCGGCTGGACGGTCTGCGCGACTACGTCGAGAACGGCATCCTGCTCGATGCCGAGATCTCCTATGACCTGTTGCTGACGATCTTCGGCCGCGGCACACCGCTTCACGACGGCGCCGTGATCGTGCAGAAGGACCGGGTGGCTGCCGCGGCCTGTTTCCTGCCCCTGACCACCAGCGCCGGCGTCTCGATCGAACACGGAACGCGCCACCGGGCCGCGATCGGAATCACCGAGGAGACCGACGCGGTCGTGGTCGTCGTCTCGGAAGAGACGGGCAGGATCTCGGTGGCGCACGAGGGTCGCCTGACCAGCGACCTGACGATGCGGGAACTGCGCAACCGGCTCTTCGAGCTGGTGCTGACCCTGGGAGCAACCAAGTGA
- a CDS encoding phosphoglucosamine mutase, with amino-acid sequence MSLFGTDGMRAVFGTPPLDRATVQAVGYWFARLSLPAVRPAGSRPLLILGGDTRDSREEISGWLAAAVRAGGADVRSAGIVPTPAVAFLVADLGAAGGIVVSASHNPWTDNGLKLIGADGFKVDPALEREIEDRIAAGAPDRLGGSAGLREESGLAERYLDHLRASLPAGRPLEGLRLAIDAANGAAAPHAARLFVSLGADCHVTGDAPDGRNINRDCGSTCTDRIVALTLETGSDLGASFDGDADRAILCDHEGRVCDGDALLYVWASHLAERDELPGRRIVATTMSNLGLERALERRDIRILRCGVGDREVAEAMRREGVRLGGEQSGHLLDLNLATTGDGLLTAASVAAIVASSGRSLADLAAGFQRFPQVLRNVTVREKLPLKNVPGLSDAVASVERDLGSSGRVLLRYSGTEPLARVMIEGPDQERIEGLCERIARVLEVELGTG; translated from the coding sequence TTGAGCCTCTTCGGGACCGACGGCATGCGTGCCGTTTTCGGCACGCCGCCCCTCGACCGCGCGACCGTCCAGGCGGTCGGCTACTGGTTCGCCCGCCTCAGCCTGCCGGCGGTCCGGCCGGCGGGTTCGCGGCCGCTTCTGATCCTCGGCGGCGACACCCGCGACAGCCGGGAGGAAATCAGCGGCTGGCTCGCCGCGGCCGTTCGCGCCGGGGGGGCCGACGTCCGTTCGGCCGGCATCGTGCCGACGCCGGCGGTCGCCTTCCTGGTTGCCGACCTCGGTGCTGCCGGCGGCATCGTCGTCTCCGCCAGCCACAATCCCTGGACGGACAACGGCCTCAAGCTGATCGGGGCCGACGGCTTCAAGGTCGACCCCGCGCTCGAGCGCGAGATCGAGGACCGGATCGCCGCCGGCGCCCCGGACCGCTTGGGCGGCTCGGCCGGGCTCCGGGAAGAGTCCGGGCTCGCCGAGCGCTACCTGGACCACCTGCGGGCCTCGCTGCCGGCAGGTCGCCCGCTGGAGGGCCTTCGCCTGGCGATCGACGCCGCGAACGGCGCCGCGGCCCCGCACGCCGCGCGACTGTTCGTGTCCTTGGGGGCCGACTGCCACGTCACCGGCGACGCTCCCGACGGCCGCAACATCAACCGCGACTGCGGTTCCACCTGCACGGACCGCATCGTCGCCCTGACGCTCGAGACGGGCAGCGACCTCGGCGCCTCCTTCGACGGCGACGCCGACCGGGCCATTCTCTGCGACCACGAGGGCCGGGTCTGCGACGGCGACGCCCTGCTGTACGTCTGGGCGTCCCACCTGGCGGAACGGGACGAGCTTCCCGGACGCCGGATCGTCGCCACGACGATGTCCAACCTGGGCCTGGAGCGCGCGCTGGAGCGCCGCGACATCCGGATCCTCCGCTGCGGTGTCGGCGACCGCGAGGTCGCCGAGGCGATGCGCCGCGAAGGGGTCCGGCTCGGCGGCGAGCAGTCCGGCCACCTCCTCGACCTGAACCTCGCGACGACGGGCGACGGCCTGCTCACCGCGGCGTCCGTAGCCGCGATCGTGGCCTCCTCGGGCCGCTCCCTCGCCGACCTGGCGGCCGGCTTCCAGCGCTTTCCGCAGGTGCTGCGGAACGTCACCGTGCGGGAGAAGCTGCCGCTCAAGAACGTGCCCGGCCTGTCCGATGCGGTCGCCTCCGTCGAACGGGACCTGGGATCGTCGGGCAGGGTCCTGCTGCGCTACAGCGGCACCGAACCGCTAGCGCGCGTGATGATCGAGGGCCCGGACCAGGAGCGGATCGAGGGCCTGTGCGAGCGGATTGCCCGGGTGCTTGAGGTGGAGCTGGGTACTGGTTGA
- a CDS encoding pyridoxine 5'-phosphate synthase, giving the protein MTALSVNVDHVATVRQARLAGYPDPVEAARLAEDAGAFGITVHLRQDRRHIQDRDVVELRRTVSGRLNLEIATEEPMLDFAERVGPDQVTLVPERPDEVTTEGGLDLIGRGDQVRSAARRLVAAGIQVSVFVDPDLDQIAALDAQEEVTGFELNTDAYTRASGAEAAAEFAKIKAAAERGLAAGREAYAGHGLTVENVGPVAALPGVSELNIGHSIVSRAVLIGMTAAVKEMLAAMEGG; this is encoded by the coding sequence GTGACCGCCCTGTCGGTGAACGTCGACCACGTCGCCACCGTGCGGCAGGCGCGCCTGGCGGGCTATCCCGACCCGGTCGAGGCGGCGCGGCTCGCCGAGGACGCGGGAGCGTTCGGCATCACGGTGCACCTGCGCCAGGACCGCCGCCACATTCAGGACCGGGACGTCGTGGAACTCCGGCGGACGGTCAGCGGCCGGCTCAACCTCGAGATCGCGACCGAAGAGCCGATGCTCGACTTCGCCGAGCGCGTCGGCCCCGACCAGGTCACGCTCGTTCCGGAACGGCCGGACGAGGTGACCACCGAGGGTGGACTCGACCTGATTGGGCGGGGCGACCAGGTGCGCAGCGCGGCGCGGCGTCTCGTCGCCGCCGGCATCCAGGTCTCCGTGTTCGTCGATCCCGACCTCGACCAGATCGCGGCGCTCGACGCGCAGGAGGAGGTCACCGGCTTCGAACTGAACACCGACGCCTACACGCGGGCCTCGGGTGCCGAGGCGGCGGCGGAGTTCGCGAAGATCAAGGCCGCCGCCGAGCGCGGCCTGGCAGCGGGCCGGGAGGCGTACGCCGGGCACGGTTTGACGGTGGAGAACGTCGGACCCGTGGCGGCGCTGCCCGGGGTGTCCGAACTGAACATCGGCCACTCGATCGTGTCCCGGGCGGTGCTGATCGGAATGACCGCTGCGGTCAAGGAGATGCTGGCGGCGATGGAGGGTGGTTGA
- a CDS encoding sigma-54 dependent transcriptional regulator — protein MAAAPWVIVIDDEAGSRQSMAIALERAGLGVRVFDDAEPALAFVEREPRVRLAVCDLRMPGMDGLAFLNRVRAQELDLAVILVTGFGTIESAVEAMRVGADDYLTKPVDLYELRSRVLKLIENWQLRDEVTNLREMLDERFGFDAIIGESAAMEQLFQQMRQVAPSRASVLILGESGTGKELVAKALHQAGPRRQERFLALNCGAIPNEILESELFGHEKGSFTGAVGRKIGKLELAAQGTLFLDEISELVPELQVKLLRVLEERQVMRVGGSRMIDVDFRLLAATNRNLEQAVADGAFREDLYYRLKVVTLSIPPLRERLDDLPLLANHFLREFAAREGKPEMRLSGRALKCLSEHRWQGNVRELRNVLETVAVFHDGGMIEVGDLPEEVRSAAATPVESPVQSPFGEPRTMAEIERQAILETLGRTGGKRAQAARVLGIGVRTLQRKLKDYREQGLLKEGEA, from the coding sequence ATGGCCGCAGCCCCCTGGGTCATCGTCATCGACGACGAGGCCGGATCCCGCCAATCGATGGCGATCGCCCTGGAACGGGCAGGGCTCGGCGTGCGCGTGTTCGACGATGCGGAACCGGCGCTGGCGTTCGTCGAACGGGAGCCCCGGGTGCGGCTGGCTGTGTGCGATCTGCGGATGCCGGGAATGGACGGACTGGCGTTCCTGAACCGGGTGCGGGCGCAGGAGCTCGACCTGGCGGTCATCCTGGTCACCGGCTTCGGCACGATCGAGTCGGCGGTCGAGGCGATGCGCGTGGGCGCCGACGACTACCTGACGAAGCCGGTCGACCTCTACGAGCTGCGCAGCCGGGTGCTGAAGCTGATCGAGAACTGGCAGTTGCGCGATGAGGTGACGAACCTGCGCGAGATGCTCGACGAGCGCTTCGGCTTCGACGCGATCATCGGCGAGTCGGCGGCGATGGAGCAGTTGTTCCAGCAGATGCGGCAGGTTGCGCCGAGCCGGGCTTCGGTGCTGATCCTGGGCGAGAGCGGCACCGGCAAGGAACTCGTCGCCAAGGCCCTGCACCAGGCCGGCCCCCGCCGGCAGGAGCGCTTCCTGGCTCTGAACTGCGGCGCGATTCCGAACGAGATCCTGGAGAGCGAGCTGTTCGGTCACGAGAAGGGGTCGTTCACCGGAGCGGTCGGGCGCAAGATCGGCAAGCTGGAACTTGCCGCCCAGGGCACTCTGTTCCTGGACGAGATCAGCGAACTGGTGCCCGAGCTCCAGGTGAAGCTGCTGCGCGTCCTCGAGGAGCGCCAGGTCATGCGGGTCGGCGGCAGCCGGATGATCGACGTCGATTTCCGGCTGCTGGCGGCGACGAACCGTAACCTGGAGCAGGCGGTGGCGGACGGCGCCTTCCGGGAGGACCTCTACTACCGGCTGAAGGTCGTGACGCTGAGCATTCCGCCGCTCCGGGAACGGCTCGACGACCTGCCGCTGCTCGCGAACCACTTCCTGCGCGAGTTCGCCGCCCGCGAGGGCAAGCCGGAGATGCGGCTCTCGGGCAGGGCGCTGAAGTGCCTGTCCGAGCATCGCTGGCAGGGCAACGTGCGGGAACTGCGCAACGTGCTCGAGACGGTCGCGGTCTTCCATGACGGCGGCATGATCGAGGTCGGCGATCTGCCGGAGGAGGTCCGAAGCGCCGCCGCGACACCGGTGGAGAGCCCGGTCCAGAGCCCGTTCGGCGAACCCCGGACGATGGCCGAGATCGAGCGCCAGGCGATCCTCGAGACCCTGGGCCGGACCGGCGGCAAGCGCGCCCAGGCCGCGCGGGTGCTCGGCATCGGCGTGCGCACCCTGCAGCGGAAGCTGAAGGACTACCGGGAGCAGGGCCTGCTCAAGGAGGGCGAGGCGTGA